CGGGACTCGAACCCAAGACCTCTTGCGTGTGAAGCAAGCGCTCTAACCAGCTGAGCTATGCGTCCTTATGAAAAAGCCCCTGCTTAAAACAGGGGACTTGAACTATGGTGACCCGGAGGGGAGTCGAACCCCTGTTACAGCCGTGAAAGGGCCGTGTCTTGACCACTTGACCACCGGGCCATTTTTTTACCCCTGAATTCATCACTTTTCAAAAGAAAGTCTCCCGGCCCGACTTAGGGTCGGGAGATTTCTGTGGTAGCGGCGGTCGGAGTCGAACCAACGACACTGCGGGTATGAACCGCATGCTCTAGCCAACTGAGCTACGCCGCCATGTGATGCCGCCTGGGGCGATGTTTATTATATACTATTATCAATGGTCTTGTCAATAGTTATTTTTCAAAAAGCATTAAATAATATGTATGAAATCTATTCCACCCATATTCACCCCGGCAGCGGCGGGCTTTCCGGGCTGCCGGCAGTGACAGGGATACTACTAATATAATTACGGATTAATTGAATAGTTCGGTGCTTCTTTTGTGATATAGATATCATGAGGATGGCTTTCTTTGAGGCCTGCGCCGGTAATCTGGACGAATCTGCTGTTCTGGTGGAGCTCCTCAATAGTGTGGCAGCCGCAGTAACCCATACCGGCTTGGATACCGCCGATCAACTGGAATATTGTATCAGATACCGGCCCTTTGTAAGGCACTCTTCCTTCTACGCCTTCCGGAACGAGCTTCTTTTGGTCCTCCTGGAAGTATCTGTCCTTGCTGCCGTTATCCATAGCGCCAAGGCTGCCCATACCGCGATAGACCTTAAAGCGGCGGCCCTGATAAATTTCGCTTTCACCGGGCGCTTCTTCGCAACCAGCGAGCAGCGAACCGATCATTACTGTATCTGCGCCGGCTGCAAGGGCCTTTACGATATCACCGGAATACTTGATACCGCCGTCGCCGATTACAGGAACGTCGTATTTTGCGGCGACGCATGCGCAGTCATAGATTGCTGTAATCTGAGGAACACCGATACCTGCGACAATACGCGTGGTGCAGATAGAGCCCGGTCCCATACCGACCTTTACCGCGTCCGCACCGGCTTCAATGAGGTCACGGGCGCCTTCTGCCGTTGCGACGTTGCCGGCAATCAACTGAGCATCCGGGAACTTCGACTTTATCTTCTCGACACATTCTAAGATACCTTTTGAATGGCCGTGTGCACTGTCAAGAACAAGTACGTCAACCTGAGCGTCAAGCAAAGCCTCTGCACGCTCCAGAACGTCCTTCGTCACGCCGATAGCCGCTCCGCAGAGGAGCCTGCCGCTGGCGTCACGGGCTGAATTCGGATACTGGACAGACTTCTCAATATCCTTTATAGTGATAAGGCCTTTGAGCTCTCCGTTATCGTCAACAATGAGCAGCTTTTCAATCTTATGCTTCATAAGTATGGACTTTGCCTGCTCCAATGTCGTCCCGACAGGTGCAGTCACAAGGTTTTCTTTGGTCATTACATCTTTTATTTTTATGTTGTAATCGGTGATAAAACGGAGGTCGCGGTTGGTGATGATACCTACGAGCTTCTTGCCCTCACATATAGGAACGCCCGAAATACGGTACTTGCTCATCAAAGCATTTGCGTCGTAAACATAATGTTCCGGCGACAAATAGAAAGGATTGACAATTACGCCGTTTTCCGAACGTTTGACCTTATCCACTTCATCCACTTGTTTTTCTATCGACATATTCTTATGGATTATGCCGATTCCGCCCTCTCTGGCCATTGCGATAGCCATTTTGGATTCGGTTACGGTATCCATGGCTGACGAAATGATTGGGATATTAAGCGATATTTTTTTGGTAAGCCTTGTTTTGACCTTAATTTGGCGCGGGATTATATCCGATTTTGCAGGAATAAGCAAAACATCATCAAAAGTAAGCCCCTTCTTCCCAAATTTCTCTTCGTAATTTGTGTTAATCAAAAAAAGCACTCCTTTCAGATTAATAAAAACTCAAAATACAGAACCGGCGGGAATACTTTGCCGCCAACGTAACCTGAAACCGGATAAATCTCCGCTGCTGACCAGCGGCGGCTGCCGAACTAAACGTATCGCAGTAGGCCTTTTAAAACTTTAAAACAGTTCGGTCACCGTCTTCCAGAGCATTCAGGCACTTTCATGTAGATAAACAGGATTATACGAAAACCGTTTGCCTAATACTAAAAACAGCCCTACTCACTGCCTTCGTATTAGTTCAGTCCAAATTATATAAAACGTCCCGCGAAATGTTTTGTAATCAAAACCGTTCACAGGACTGCCGCAAAAACGATAAAACAGCAAAATCGGCTGTTCCCAAGGCGCAATTTTTTTGATAAGAGCCGCAAAATCTGTATTTTTATTATTGTAACCTTTTATTTTCTATTTTTCAATAAGAATACACAACCAAAATCAAAGCTGCTTTTTAAAAATTTTATCCTAAATTGTCAATTGGGCCGCATTATATCCCCCGTTGCGAATCAAAAACTGTCGAACAAGGTATCAATTACCATGTAAAAAGCCCCATCGTGTGGGGAATATTTTTATATGGAGGTTTGATTTTATGAAAATGACAAAAAAAGAATACGATGCCATGACAAAGGTAAAATCGCCTAAATCTAATTTAGTTAAAGATATGATTTGGGCGTTTCTTGTGGGCGGGCTTATCTGCACAATCGGGCAGGCGCTCTTAAACATGTATAAAGCCTTTGGGCTCGACAAGGTAAACGCGTCGTCTTCTGTGTCGATAACGCTTGTTTTCGTAGGAGCGCTGCTTACCGGCCTCAAAGTATATGACAATATTGCAAAGCACGCGGGGGCAGGTACGCTGGTTCCTATAACGGGTTTTGCTAACTCCATTGTTTCTCCGGCTTTGGAATTCAAAAGTGAAGGCTTTATTCTCGGCATGAGTGCGAAAATGTTCACAATAGCCGGACCGGTACTTGTGTTTGGAATATCGGCCTCAATAATATACGGACTTATTCTCTGGATATTCAGATTGTTTTAATTCTCGGGGGTGGTTTTTTGGCTTCAAGAGTCGGAAGATATACGATAAAACTTGAAAGCTGTCCCGCAGTAAAAGGATATGCCGGGGTAGCCGGCAAAAAGGAGGGGGAAGGACCGCTCGCCGAGGCTTTTGATTATATTTATGAAGACGACACCTGCGGCGAAAAAACATGGGAAAAAGCTGAAAGCCGCATGCAAAAGGATACGCTTACAAGGGCGCTGGTTAAAGCAAACATAACGCCGACAACCGTTGACATGGTTTTCGCGGGTGATTTGCTTAACCAGTGCATAGGGTCAAACTACGGTCTGCGGGAGTTCGGTATCCCCTTTATCGGGCTTTTCGGCGCTTGTTCCACTATGGCGGAATCAATAGCACTCGCTTCCCTTGCGGTCGACACAGGCTGCGCAAATGTGGCAGCGGCCATTACCTCCTCCCATTTCTGCGCAGCAGAACGCCAGTTCCGTTACCCGCTCGAATACGGCGGCCAGCGGACTCCAACCGCACAATGGACGGTAACCGGAAGCGGTGCCGCTATTATTGCTAAGGAGGGCGATGGGCCCTTTATCAAAGAAGTAACCTTCGGCAAGATAGTAGACATGGGTATAAAAGACATGAACAACATGGGCGCGGCTATGGCGCCCGCAGCGGCTGAAACAATTAAATCGTATTTTGACGATACGGGCTTGGATCCTGACAGTTTCGACCTAATCATTACTGGAGACCTCGGATTTATCGGCTCCCGCCTCACTTCTGAATTGCTCGAAAAGGAAAATATAAAGCTCAAAAACTTTACCGACTGCGGAATTCTCATCTATGACAGAAAGGCTCAGGACGTTCATGCGGGCGGTTCAGGCTGCGGCTGCTCTGCCCTCGTGATGTGCACACATATTTTTAACAATATGCGCGCCGGTAATTTTAAAGAAGTGCTGTTTGTCGGAACGGGAGCGTTGATGAGCCCTACAAGCGTCCAGCAGGGTGAATCCATCCCCTCAATTGCTCATCTTGTTCATATTTCTTCTACAAAATAGGTTCGCCGCCGATGCGGCAAGGAGGCGTTTATTACTATGGACTATATAAAAGCATTTATTGTCGGCGGCCTTTTTTGCGTCGTCGGACAAATACTGATAGATAAAACCAAAATGACGCCCGCCCGCATTCTTGTATGTTTCGTTACTGCCGGTGTATTGCTGACCGCT
This DNA window, taken from [Clostridium] cellulosi, encodes the following:
- the guaB gene encoding Inosine-5'-monophosphate dehydrogenase (High confidence in function and specificity), coding for MINTNYEEKFGKKGLTFDDVLLIPAKSDIIPRQIKVKTRLTKKISLNIPIISSAMDTVTESKMAIAMAREGGIGIIHKNMSIEKQVDEVDKVKRSENGVIVNPFYLSPEHYVYDANALMSKYRISGVPICEGKKLVGIITNRDLRFITDYNIKIKDVMTKENLVTAPVGTTLEQAKSILMKHKIEKLLIVDDNGELKGLITIKDIEKSVQYPNSARDASGRLLCGAAIGVTKDVLERAEALLDAQVDVLVLDSAHGHSKGILECVEKIKSKFPDAQLIAGNVATAEGARDLIEAGADAVKVGMGPGSICTTRIVAGIGVPQITAIYDCACVAAKYDVPVIGDGGIKYSGDIVKALAAGADTVMIGSLLAGCEEAPGESEIYQGRRFKVYRGMGSLGAMDNGSKDRYFQEDQKKLVPEGVEGRVPYKGPVSDTIFQLIGGIQAGMGYCGCHTIEELHQNSRFVQITGAGLKESHPHDIYITKEAPNYSINP
- the spoVAD gene encoding Stage V sporulation protein AD (High confidence in function and specificity); its protein translation is MASRVGRYTIKLESCPAVKGYAGVAGKKEGEGPLAEAFDYIYEDDTCGEKTWEKAESRMQKDTLTRALVKANITPTTVDMVFAGDLLNQCIGSNYGLREFGIPFIGLFGACSTMAESIALASLAVDTGCANVAAAITSSHFCAAERQFRYPLEYGGQRTPTAQWTVTGSGAAIIAKEGDGPFIKEVTFGKIVDMGIKDMNNMGAAMAPAAAETIKSYFDDTGLDPDSFDLIITGDLGFIGSRLTSELLEKENIKLKNFTDCGILIYDRKAQDVHAGGSGCGCSALVMCTHIFNNMRAGNFKEVLFVGTGALMSPTSVQQGESIPSIAHLVHISSTK
- a CDS encoding stage V sporulation protein AC (High confidence in function and specificity); translated protein: MKMTKKEYDAMTKVKSPKSNLVKDMIWAFLVGGLICTIGQALLNMYKAFGLDKVNASSSVSITLVFVGALLTGLKVYDNIAKHAGAGTLVPITGFANSIVSPALEFKSEGFILGMSAKMFTIAGPVLVFGISASIIYGLILWIFRLF